One segment of Cutaneotrichosporon cavernicola HIS019 DNA, chromosome: 4 DNA contains the following:
- the SDH3 gene encoding uncharacterized protein (Succinate dehydrogenase/Fumarate reductase transmembrane subunit), with protein MFVARPSLLRAVGTAPALRATGLAPRVARTAVALGRRGVQTETITPVEGFKILNSQRVHRPCSPDLAIYQPQLTWVLSSFHRITGVAIAGVFYLGALAFAFHPWFPAMDSTHAIEFVHNLPGWLKTTVKLAVAAPLTFHTFNGVRHLMWDAGKGLTLKGVYKSGYAVVAATAISTIYLAFFV; from the exons atgtTCGTCGCCCgcccctctctcctccgcGCTGTCGGCACTG ctccCGCCCTCCGTGCGACCGGGCTCGCTCCGCGTGTGGCTCGTACTGCCGTCGctcttggccgccgcggcgtccAGACCGAGACCATCACTCCTGTCGAGGGGTTCAAGATCCTGAACTCGCAGCGCGTGCACCGTCCCTGCTCGCCCGATCTTGCCATCTACCAGCCCCAGCTGACCTGGGTTCTCTCGAGTTTCCACCGTATCACCGGTGTCGCTATTGCTGGTGTTTTCTaccttggcgcgctcgcgttcgCCTTCCACCCCTGGTTCCCGGCCATGGACTCGACTCACGCCATTGAGTTTGTCCACAACCTCCCTGGGTGGCTCAAGACTACCGTCAAGCTTGCCGTCGCTGCGCCCCTCACGTTCCACACTTTCAACGGTGTTCGCCACCTCATGTGGGACGCCGGGAAGG GCCTCACCCTCAAGGGCGTGTACAAGTCGGGCtacgccgtcgtcgctgccacGGCCATCTCGACCATTTACCTCGCCTTCTTCGTGTAA
- a CDS encoding uncharacterized protein (Fungal trichothecene efflux pump (TRI12)) — translation MSHYLLARELRGDPPTSSGSAHSNNNMLPLGPQHEELVRVPSMGSFAVARSLSSQLKLDHFEIRSISDHDSWYERSSSPSPSPSIMSSRSDEKGAGTPDDKYYSDEKGSTEGGSGEEGVPDGVLTGTRLALVFTALLLCTFMFSLDQSIVATAIPRIVSDFNSFSAVAWLITAYFLTQCGFILLVGQLLTVIKAKWVLLGAVFFFELGSLLCALAKGMTFLIVARAIQGIGAAGLFVAIMATIAVVTTVEKRSAFMAGFGFAFVISSVVGPLLGGVFTEHLSWRWCFWINLPIGGIATLLVIFLLPARPPERTHEFQKTGWAGFFQMDWLGCALSLTMVTCLLIALQWGGNDYPWGNWRIILLFTLSAVLTITFFAWEHWLGERALIPPGILRNRTVVAASGTSWMIMTGLLGGTYQLPLYYQASKLHSAQKSGVDIIPFMVVVCVGIFISSGFVTKFGYYYPFFFVGPPIAAVGFGMLFTVTETTSNKFLIAWQVLSGLGIGLTFQNIILSVQAEYARKPALLPQATGVLSFFQLTGAAVGVGIINTVQSVYLNDYLRKYAPLAPFQIVRQSTTVIPMLPEIMRPGVIKAYTLAISKSYLPIIVAMGLALFFGSFIRSHNMLKIGLPGAGGLA, via the exons ATGTCGCACTACCTGCTCGCGCGAGAGTTGCGCGGCGACCCACCCACATCGTCCGGTAGCGCCCacagcaacaacaacatgCTCCCACTCGGTCCGCAGcatgaggagctcgtccgcgtccCGTCCATGGGAAGCTTTGCGGTTGCGCGATCGCTGTCGTCCCAactcaagctcgaccacTTTGAGATCCGCAGTATCAGCGACCATGATAGCTGGTACGAGCGCAGTTCCAGCCCGAGCCCCAGCCCGAGCATcatgtcgtcgcgctcggacGAAAAGGGAGCCGGCACGCCAGACGACAAGTACTACTCGGACGAGAAGGGCTCGACCGAAGGCGGTagcggggaggagggcgttCCCGACGGTGTTCTGACGGGTacccgcctcgcgctcgtcttCACCGCACTGCTGCTCTGCACGTTCATGTTCTCGCTCGACCAGTCGATCGTCGCGACAGCCATCCCCCGCATCGTCTCGGACTTTAACAGCTTCTCCGCTGTCGCATGGCTCATCACAGCCTACTTT ctcaCGCAATGCGGAttcatcctcctcgtcggccagcTCCTGACCGTCATCAAGGCCAAGTGGGTACTCCTGGGCGCCGTGTTCTTCTTCGAGCTGGGCTCGCTCCTTTGCGCCTTAGCTAAGGGGATGACGTTCCTAATCGTCGCCCGCGCCATCCAGGGTATCGGTGCGGCGGGCCTGTTCGTGGCAATCATGGCGACGATTGCGGTCGTCACGACTGTTGAGAAACGCTCGGCATTCATGGCTGGATTCGGGTTCGCCTTCGTCATTTCCTCGGTCGTCGGTCccctccttggcggcgtGTTTACCGAACACCTGAGCTGGCGCTGGTGCTTCTGGATCAACCTCCCCATCGGCGGGATAGCGACTCTGCTGGTCATCTTCCTCCTACCCGCCCGCCCACCCGAGCGCACTCACGAGTTCCAGAAGACAGGCTGGGCCGGATTCTTCCAGATGGACTGGCTCGGTTGCGCGCTCTCCCTCACCATGGTCACTTGTCTCTTAATCGCGCTTCAATGGGGCGGTAACGACTACCCGTGGGGTAACTGGCGTatcatcctcctcttcaccctTTCTGCCGTTCTCACCATCACCTTCTTTGCGTGGGAGCACTGGCTCGGTGAGCGCGCCCTCATCCCGCCCGGTATCTTGCGTAACCGTaccgtcgtcgcggcctCGGGAACCAGCTGGATGATCATGACCGGCCTCCTGGGTGGCACATACCAGCTGCCCCTCTATTATCAGGCGTCCAAGCTGCATTCGGCCCAGAAATCCGGTGTCGACATTATCCCGTTCATGGTTGTCGTGTGTGTTGGGATCTTCATCTCGAGCGGATTCGTCACAAAGTTCGGATACTACTACCCGTTCTTCTTCGTTGGACCACCCATCGCAGCTGTGGGCTTTGGCATGCTCTTCACAGTGACGGAGACGACGTCCAACAAGTTCCTCATTGCGTGGCAGGTCCTCTCGGGTCTGGGTATTGGCCTCACTTTCCAAAACATCATCCTTTCCGTGCAG GCCGAGTACGCGCGCAAacccgccctcctcccgcaAGCGACCGGCGtcctctccttcttccaGCTCACAGGTGCAGCCGTAGGCGTAGGCATCATCAACACTGTCCAGTCCGTCTACCTTAACGACTACCTTCGCAAATACGCCCCGCTTGCGCCGTTCCAGATCGTGCGCCAGTCCACCACCGTCATTCCCATGCTGCCCGAAATCATGCGGCCAGGCGTCATCAAGGCCTACACCCTGGCTATTAGCAAGTCGTACCTTCCCATAATTGTCGCTATGggtctcgccctcttctTTGGCTCGTTTATCCGCAGCCACAACATGCTCAAGATTGGCCTTCCAGGGGCTGGCGGGTTGGCGTGA
- a CDS encoding uncharacterized protein (Phosphoglycerate mutase family) — MSHSPASKRIFLVRHAQAEHNVFSDWSIHDPSLTPVGRRQATRLQDETVGGLQGTAQLLVTSPLRRTMETTLIAFPELKRRLESEGKQVVLLDIAQEVEDLPCDTPLHPREELASSMDGMFSGLDFTGLSPDYASKQGIFDPERAAERAELVRKWLRDRPEEEIVLVAHGDILRYIVDGHHSSRRWRNAEVCEFGFQGGFEDPEARLVERRSTHPNPAKPVAITQTPTPPTSEGGKSPGAIFAMSP, encoded by the exons ATGTCGCACAGCCCGGCCAGTAAGCGCATCTTCCTTGTGCGTCACGCACAAGCAGAACACAA TGTGTTCAGTGACTGGTCCA TTCACGACCCGTCATTGACGCCCGTTGGACGCCGCCAAGCTACCCGCTTGCAAGACGAAACCGTTGGCGGTCTCCAGGGGAccgcgcagctcctcgtcacctcCCCA CTCCGTCGCACGATGGAGACGACACTCATCGCATTTCCTGAGCTCAAGCGCAGGCTAGAATCTGAGGGCAAGCAGGTCGTCTTGCTTGACATTGCGCaagaggttgagga cctcCCATGCGATACACCGTTGCATCCGCGCGAGGAAttggcgtcgtcgatggATGGCATGTTCTCTGGCCTCGATTTTACGGGCCTCTCGCCCGACTATGCGTCCAAGCAGGGCATTTTCGACCCcgagcgcgcggccgagcgtgccgagctcgtgaGAAAATGGCTTCGCGACCGtccagaggaggagattgtCT TGGTTGCGCACGGCGATATTCTGCGCTACATTGTCGACGGGCACCACTCGTCTAGG AGGTGGCGGAACGCAGAGGTGTGCGAGTTTGGTTTCCAGGGCGGCTTTGAAGATcccgaggcgcgcctcgtTGAGCGACGTTCGACGCACCCGAACCCAGCCAAGCCCGTGGCGATCACCCAGACGCCCACGCCCCCCACGTCGGAAGGTGGAAAGTCACCGGGCGCGATTTTTGCCATGTCTCCTTGA
- a CDS encoding uncharacterized protein (Cupin-like domain), with translation MPAAALRAHISASGGPLRLPGIAWRLERWSAPDLGTLRDDVGEHTAVDVEIAPRGRGYTDPAWQRVTMGFGLFLDAFVLGRIPAADPALVPVGYLAQAPLLDLPGLRDTLPPLEHYVGPRGDVYGRTLWVGPRGSFTPFHRDPNVGLYTQVIGSKVFHLLPPDIKFQTSAVRANTATVPISVRRIFGEQGEGDGEGEDVTPIEKEQLRTLLGEAFERDGACEVRLGPGDSLLIPPGWWHSAEGESVGVGVNAWFR, from the exons ATGCCTGCCGCGGCGTTGCGCGCGCACATCTCAGCGAGCGGTGGGCCACTCCGCTTACCCGGCATAGCGTGGCGTTTGGAGCGATGGAGCGCCCCTGATCTCGGGACATtacgcgacgacgtcggcgagcatacggctgtcgacgtcgagattGCGCcaagggggaggggataCACCGACCCAGCGTGGCAGCGGGTGACTATGGGGTTTG GCCTCTTCCTCGATGCGTTTGTTCTTGGTCGCATTCCGGCGGCTGACCCGGCCTTGGTGCCAGTGGGATACCTCGCCCAGgcgccgctcctcgacctcccaGGACTAAGGGATACATTGCCGCCATTGGAACACTACGTGGGCCCGAGGGGGGATGTTTACGGTCGCACGCTTTGGGTTGGGCCGCGGGGGAGCTTTACCCCCTTCCATCGCGATCCTAATGTCGGACTGTATACCCAGGTCATTGGGAGTAAGGTcttccacctcctcccgcccGATATCAAGTTCCAGACCAGCGCCGTGCGCGCCAATACCGCCACTGTACCGATTAGTGTGCGCCGCATATTTGGGGAAcagggggagggggacggggagggtgaggacgTCACCCCCATTGAGAAGGAGCAGCTACGAACACTCTTGGGAGAGGCGtttgagcgcgacggcgcgtgCGAGGTCCGCCTGGGGCCTGGCGACTCTCTGCTCATCCCACCTGGGTGGTGGCACTctgccgagggcgagagtgttggcgttggggtTAATGCCTGGTTCCGGTAG
- a CDS encoding uncharacterized protein (Glycosyl hydrolases family 15), whose protein sequence is MSCQRPAEHYDIAGRRISSIATAACVSLDGSIESMCIPHFDSPSVFARIVDANKGGHFFVTPTTDFRPKQHYAPNTNILHTKFLSEESVGLVTDLLVPKGANRSGTQDRGVLPWLIRKVECLHGTVQYRMECAPAFNYGRDEHTVEIVDDDSAVGLSQKHNKVIFKSRDLTLDLRHLCTHTSDAPMPELTIYKEKLAHRELLGDAAVADFTLREGQTVYFVLREMPTDANRGERWIGIQQAIDIRKAEALGITPTQFREAAHLLRPRDNPIMSERLLERMIGDTREYWNAWIDKCKYKGRWREAVRRSALTLKMLVYEETGAIVAAPTFSLPEYIGGVRNWDYRYTWVRDTSFTIYAFIRLGFTEEANAFVGFILERLKDCNYDGSLQIMYTIHGGKDVPEIELDHLDGHRGSRPVRIGNGAANHLQLDIYGELMDSIYLAQKFCQPLSWDSWVAVRQVVDYVVTMVDKKDLSIWEPRGEVKNYTYSKVMMWVALDRGLRLADKRSLPCPNRIRWTATRDWLYEEIQKRAWNPQRGFYGQSYEENDILDSAVLIMPLVFFSNGADPRFKSTLDWILKSPEKGGLCVNASIFRYDVTKADDGVGGAEGAFSLCTLWCVEALTRVGEYDRKYLTSAANMFNEFLGYGNHVSLYSEEISPGGEGLGNTPQAFTHVTLISAAFNLDRTLG, encoded by the exons ATGTCCTGCCAGCGCCCCGCCGAGCACTACGACATCGCCGGGCGGCgcatctcgtccatcgct ACCGCGGCGTGCGTGAGCCTCGACGGTTCGATCGAGAGCATGTGCATACCGCACTTTGACTCACCGAGCGTGTTTGCCCGCATCGTCGACGCTAACAAGGGTGGACACTTCTTCGTCACGCCGACCACTGATTTCCGGCC GAAACAGCACTATGCCCCGAACACGAACATCTTGCACACCAAGTTCTTGTCGGAGGAGAGTGTTGGACTCGTCACTGACCTCCTCGTGCCCAAGGGCGCAAACAGAAGCGGGACACAGGACCGTGGCGTCCTTCCCTGGCTTATCCGCAAGGTCGAGTGTCTTCACGGCACGGTGCAGTACCGGATGGAATGTGCGCCTGCATTCAACTAcgggcgcgacgagcacaCTGTCGAG ATCGTGGATGATGACTCGGCGGTAGGCCTGTCCCAGAAACACAATAAGGTCATTTTCAAGTCGCGAGACTTGACATTGGATCTGCGCCACCTGTGCACGCACACGAGCGATGCGCCGATGCCGGAACTCACGATCTATAAAGAGAAGCTCGCGCAtcgcgagctgctcggtGACGCAGCTGTCGCCGACTTTACGCTTCGAGAGGGGCAGACCGTGTATTTTGTCCTGCGAGAGATGCCGACCGACGCCAACCGCGGGGAGCGCTGGATCGGGATCCAGCAGGCCATCGATATCCGtaaggccgaggcgctgggcATCACACCCACGCAGTTCCGTGAAGCAgcgcacctcctccgcccgcGCGATAATCCCATCATGTCGGAGCGGCTGCTCGAGAGGATGATCGGAGATACAAGGGAGTACTGGAATGCCTGGATCGACAAGTGCAAGTACAAAGGACGGTGGCGGGAGGCTGTGCGCCGCTCGGCACTCACCCT CAAGATGCTTGTCTATGAGGAGACGGGTGCGATtgtcgccgcgccgacgttCTCCCTCCCCGAGTACATCGGTGGCGTGCGGAACTG ggACTACCGGTACACCTGGGTCCGCGACACGAGCTTTACAATCTACGCGTTCATCCGCCTAGGCTTCACGGAGGA AGCGAACGCGTTCGTGGGATtcatcctcgagcgcctcaaggACTGCAACTACGACGGATCGTTGCAGAT TATGTACACGATCCACGGCGGCAAGGACGTGCCGGAGATTGAGctcgaccacctcgacgGGCACAGAGGCAGCAGGCCGGTGCGCATCGGTAACGGCGCGGCCAACCACCTACAGCTG GACATTTACGGCGAGCTCATGGACAGTATCTATCTCGCGCAAAAGTTCTGCCAGCCGCTC tcgTGGGATTCGTGGGTCGCCGTGCGCCAGGTCGTCGACTACGTTGTCACCATGGTTGACAAGAAAGACCTGTCTATCTG GGAGCCTCGTGGTGAGGTCAAAAACTACACGTACTCAAAGGTCATGATGTGGGTGGCGCTTGACCGCGGCCTACGCCTGGCAGACAAGCGGAGTCTGCCGTGCCCGAACCGAATTAGgtggacggcgacgcgtgACTGGCTTTACGAGGAGATCCAGAAACGTGCCTGGAACCCCCAACGTGGCTTCTACGGCCAGTCGTACGAGGAGAACGACATCCTTGACTCGGCCGTTC TGATCATGCCGCTCGTGTTCTTCTCGAACGGCGCGGACCCACGCTTCAAGTCGACGCTCGACTGGATCCTCAAATC ACCCGAGAAGGGGGGACTGTGCGTCAACGCCAGCATCTTCCGGTACGATGTGACCAAGGcggacgacggcgtcggcggagCAGAGGGCGCGTTTTCCCTCTGCACGCTGTGGTGTGTTGAGGCGCTCACGCGAGTGGGCGAATATGATCGCAAGTACCTCACAAGTGCGGCCAACATGTTCAACGAGTTCCTGGGTTACGGAAACCACGTCAGCCTGTACTCTGAGGAGATCAGTCCTGGCGGCGAGGGACTGGGCAACACGCCGCAGGCGTTCACACACGTCACACTCATCTCGGCGGCGTtcaacctcgaccgcaCGCTTGGTTAG
- a CDS encoding uncharacterized protein (3-oxo-5-alpha-steroid 4-dehydrogenase), whose translation MQPQPPPDKFYPLLLAFHIFPIHAPITLWLLDAPFGKFAIPSILNLPGNAAWAAMELVAPYTFWKHLDYAALTPRAKLIAAAYLIHYAHRALISPLLLAPRRAPLHLIVIVAALVFNGLNASLLGLSLPAFPPPGGVTFWAGMTLWAAGFLGNIYHDEILHDLRRSPEKRLVSAADDDGPTDQSGKYRVPRGGLFALVSFPNYLCEWLEWIGLAIAAAPDVFITVPPLESLQLSPWVARLIPSSAWPRVLLAAPWAFVLAEVTSMLPRALRGHAWYQRTFAEYPAKRKAAIPWLL comes from the exons ATGCAGCCGCAACCACCACCAGACAAGTTTTATCCCCTCCTTCTAGCGTTCCACATCTTCCCCATCCACGCGCCCATAACCCTAtggctcctcgacgccccGTTCGGCAAGTTTGCCATCCCCTCGATCCTAAACCTGCCCGGCAACGCTGCCTGGGCCGCGATGGAgctggtggcg cccTACACCTTCTGGAAACACCTCGATTACGCGGCGCTGACCCCGCGCGCCAAACTCATCGCGGCAGCATACCTCATCCACTACGCCCATCGAGCGCTGATCAGTCCGCTGCTACTcgcgccgcgacgcgcacctctccatctcatcgTGATTGTGGCCGCACTGGTATTCAATGGGCTTAACGCGAGCCTCCTAGGCTTGTCGTTGCCCGCGTTCCCGCCGCCTGGCGGAGTGACGTTCTGGGCCGGCATGACGCTGTGGGCAGCGGGTTTCCTTGGCAACA TTTACCACGACGAGATCCTGCACGACCTCCGCCGCTCCCCAGAGAAGCGCCTCGTCTCCGCtgcggacgacgacgggccaACGGACCAGAGCGGCAAATACCGCGTACCACGTGGGGGCCTGTTCGCGCTCGTTTCCTTCCCAAACTACCTCTGCGAATG gctGGAATGGATTGGTTTGGCGATCGCGGCCGCCCCAGACGTGTTCATTACCGTGCCTCCTCTGGAGTCGCTGCAGCTGTCCCCTTGGGTCGCTCGCTTGATCCCCAGCAGCGCGTGGccgcgcgtcctcctcgccgcacCGTGGGCGTTCGTGCTTGCCGAAGTCACGAGCATGCTCCCCCGCGCGCTCCGCGGACACGCGTGGTACCAGCGCACCTTCGCAGAGTACCCGGCCAAACGGAAAGCGGCCATCCCGTGGCTCCTGTAG
- a CDS encoding uncharacterized protein (Protein of unknown function (DUF1769)) codes for MPKLRVLISTSTAYPPSTQCVVNGPPARVRTEHFEGEISVFIKGFESDGDEGDEGEAFFSSRPELTYALVVRGRYLDNVGGDDLVFGNVFERPIRDSLPWGTAIATRFMHFVDPTLELDVYADKPWALSPVLATMNRLSLTKEEAPTAMGIFRAVEEDALHILDRPETSISDRRKCFGTAENRERITFDSSLQTGMEFGSGLLDLATLSVTLPNSFPLSVSLLSYWDGQPVIYVCRRRSENPVTPEGMYWSVAFEIVDEEAIAALEKRGKSVLALQVKEPVDQAAEAPKPLASEAIPPNVKAETGPGPADRGNAADDSLSDDID; via the exons ATGCCCAAGCTCCGCGTCCTAATCAGCACGTCCACAGCTTATCCACCGAGCACACAATGCGTGGTAAACGGCCCGCCCGCGCGCGTGAGGACAGAGCACTTTGAAGGAGAGATCAGTGTCTTCATCAAGGGCTTTGAGAGcgacggtgacgagggggatgagggggaAGCGTTCTTCTCATCCCGTCCAGAACTGACATacgccctcgtcgtgcGCGGTCGATACCTCGACAATGTGGGTGGTGACGATTTGGTATTTGGCAACGTGTTTGAGCGCCCGATCCGCGACTCGTTACCGTGGGGCACAGCGATAGCTACGCGGTTCATGCA CTTCGTCGACCCAaccctcgagctcgacgtaTACGCCGATAAACCGTGGGCTCTCTCCCCGGTATTGGCGACGATGAACCGTCTCTCCCTGACTAAAGAGGAGGCACCCACCGCCATGGGAATCTTCCGTGCTGTCGAAGAGGACGCACTCCACATCCTGGATCGGCCTGAGACGAGTATATCGGATCGCCGAAAGTGCTTTGGAACAGCAGAGAATCGCGAGCGTATCACTTTTGATAGCTCGCTCCAGACGGGGATGGAGTTTGGGTCTGGGTTGCTTG actTGGCGACCCTCTCTGTCACGCTTCCGAATTCCTTCCCGCTCTCCGTGTCCCTCCTGTCGTACTGGGATGGCCAGCCGGTCATATATGTCTGTCGCCGGCGCAGTGAGAACCCCGTCACGCCCGAGGGGATGTATTGGAGCGTGGCGTTTGAGATCGTCGATGAAGAGGCTATTGCCGCGCTTGAGAAGCGGGGGAAGagcgtcctcgcgctccagGTTAAGGAGCCCGTCGaccaggccgccgaggccccCAAGCCTCTTGCCTCTGAGGCAATCCCACCCAatgtcaaggccgagacTGGGCCAGGGCCGGCTGACCGGGGTAACGCTGCAGACGACAGCCTTAGTGACGACATCGACTAG
- a CDS encoding uncharacterized protein (AAR2 protein), with amino-acid sequence MSLTQGQARALWLAGGFAVLTGLPPGSEVGLDGTLHAIASFAGYKFVPPGVHALVWSREGASLPLRTAVIKQWAPRERVALTLEGEGVVMRSVDEAELRALDPQLAPYPFADLESWKKLSAPISKTVLEAALPGIIDSLTPVQGEADEMDEVLRKRAEQKEAGESGNKVALLDKSVDVPRIRLPVFDLKRSWPPGATGDGVTRWSRDKSDLWARTCSTHGGPAELLGYTALAFILVTQVWNAPALAAYRRLIALHCRAHAALAEPELFPDAFPSPEKEKGRETALAFVDLLTAQISSLPDQAFAVEVPDLDVFYLDEIEVLRRGLGAALAVRGWWGLAGKAQASWTRLQAVGRVRGWEIGPLPQGDEEEDEEEGEDAPVVVEM; translated from the exons ATGTCGCTCACACAAGGCCAAGCCCGCGCGCTATGGCTCGCCGGCGGCTTTGCCGTCCTCACTGGTCTTCCACCTGGCTCCGAAGTCGGTCTGGACGGCAC ACTACACGCCATAGCATCCTTTGCGGGGTACAAGTTCGTCCCGCCAGGCGTGCACGCGCTCGTCTGGAGCCGTGAGGGAGCTTCCCTGCCTCTCCGCACCGCGGTGATCAAGCAATGGGCACCGCGTGAGCGTGTCGCCCTCACACtcgagggggagggcgtGGTGATGCGGAGCgtggacgaggccgagttgCGCGCGCTTGATCCCCAGCTCGCCCCGTACCCGttcgccgacctcgagagcTGGAAGAAGTTGTCTGCGCCGATCAGCAAGACTGTCCTGGAAGCTGCACTCCCCGGTATAATTGACAGCCTCACCCCCGTCCAAGGAGAGGcggacgagatggacgaggtgctgcGGAAGCGGGCGGAGCAGAAGGAGGCAGGTGAAAGTGGGAACAAGGTCGCCCTGTTGGATAAGAGCGTCGATGTGCCTCGAATCCGCCTCCCTGTCTTCGACTTGAAACGCTCGTGGCCACCCGGTGCAACAGGGGACGGGGTGACGCGCTGGTCGCGCGACAAGAGCGACCTGTGGGCGCGCACATGCTCTACACATGGCG gacCCGCCGAGTTGCTGGGGTACACGGCCCTCGCATTCATCCTCGTCACGCAAGTGTGGAACGCGCCGGCACTGGCTGCATACCGCCGCCTCATTGCCCTCCACTGCCGTGCACacgcggcgctcgccgagcccgagctgTTTCCCGACGCCTTTCCCTCCCCGGAAAAGGAAAAAGGGCGCGAGaccgcgctcgcgttcgtcgacctcctcaccgcACAGATTTCTAGCCTCCCAGACCAAGCTTTTGCTGTCGAAGtgcccgacctcgacgtgTTCTACCTGGACGAGATTGAGGTGTTGCGACGCGGTCTCGGTGCTGCGCTGGCTGTGCGTGGATGGTGGGGGTTGGCTGGGAAGGCACAGGCCAGTTGGACGCGCTTGCAGGCGGTTGGGAGGGTGCGGGGCTGGGAGATTGGCCCGTTGCCGCagggagatgaggaggaggacgaggaggagggcgaggatgcgccAGTCGTCGTTGAAATGTAA